One segment of Amycolatopsis alba DSM 44262 DNA contains the following:
- a CDS encoding helix-turn-helix transcriptional regulator, giving the protein MNALLDKPGIIHPGARRLLDEVTTAPEHPVRVTVVAPGGHGKTHLLGQLGRHYADAGVEALLVDDADQLGDDEIAKIKTLAEETTTPVVLAFRPAARTTTLRALADSFGRSVALGAFGVDDVRRLVEHAGGDAATAEDVHVRTGGVPGLVLRAVSGRLADFRGELDQLDDDVHRYLIAAEAGAGRNLDLLAALLNRDHEGLPEIFDGARATGLLGEDDVLLPIAAEAVRAWGSPGRRLTVLQRLVELQLRDGLPVLDLARSLLGTGSSGASAAAAFEAAAREAMPDDTKLAARFYEAASEAGGRGAALTVGWAHAAALAGDLDTALRLGDGMLGSTDDPDAADARAAGAEVAATVLAHRGELAHSAELYQWSGRAGSKAFAAIALLGTGNLEAARGVLETPEVPTLFAGAASRMARAITGSVSGCGSDTLSALLGAASMLESAGAPAPLPDSPAALAALVGLHSGELALAESVLDRAVGGRIGGDLLAKRHRLLHGWVAMTAGDLKTAAEALMPPDGLEARDELFAATLQLGLARRSSDLPGLQRSWDRAYQASMRQQPDLYSLLPLGELAIAAARGGASAKLAGQLERAHTVLDALGNPPLWTATLRWHELHAAITVEDHASAGEHLAALNTFAPCGRYPAALAAAATGWLAVLTGTFDPETITAAASELHELGLCWDASRLAGQAAIRTSDRKAMVQLLEAARQFQGRAPEPVAATGLSALSERELEVARLVVDGLTYKQAGSKLFISGKTVEHHMARIRGKLGAGDRRELLAMLRELLSAGEG; this is encoded by the coding sequence TTGAACGCACTGCTCGACAAGCCCGGCATCATCCATCCGGGTGCCCGGCGCCTGCTCGACGAGGTGACCACCGCCCCGGAACACCCGGTGCGGGTCACCGTCGTCGCCCCCGGTGGGCACGGAAAGACCCATCTGCTCGGCCAGCTCGGACGCCACTACGCGGATGCCGGGGTCGAAGCGCTGCTGGTCGACGACGCCGACCAGCTCGGCGACGACGAGATCGCGAAGATCAAGACACTGGCGGAGGAAACGACCACGCCCGTCGTCCTGGCCTTCCGGCCGGCGGCGCGGACGACGACCCTGCGCGCGCTCGCCGATTCCTTCGGCAGGTCGGTGGCCTTGGGCGCGTTCGGCGTCGACGACGTCCGGCGGCTCGTGGAGCACGCGGGCGGCGACGCGGCCACGGCCGAAGACGTCCACGTCAGAACCGGTGGTGTACCGGGACTCGTGCTCCGCGCGGTCAGCGGCAGGCTTGCGGACTTCCGCGGCGAGCTGGACCAGCTCGACGACGACGTGCACCGCTACCTGATCGCGGCGGAGGCGGGGGCAGGCCGGAATCTCGATCTCCTGGCGGCACTGCTCAACCGCGATCACGAAGGCCTGCCGGAGATCTTCGACGGCGCCAGGGCGACCGGGCTCCTCGGCGAGGACGACGTCCTGCTGCCGATCGCCGCCGAAGCCGTCCGGGCCTGGGGTTCGCCAGGGCGACGGCTGACGGTGCTGCAGCGGCTGGTGGAACTCCAGTTGCGTGACGGGCTTCCGGTACTGGACCTCGCCCGGTCCCTGCTGGGAACGGGAAGTTCGGGCGCGAGCGCGGCGGCGGCCTTCGAGGCGGCCGCGCGGGAGGCGATGCCCGACGACACGAAACTCGCGGCACGGTTCTACGAAGCCGCGTCCGAGGCCGGTGGGCGCGGCGCGGCGCTCACCGTCGGCTGGGCGCACGCCGCGGCGCTGGCCGGAGACCTCGACACCGCGCTCCGGCTCGGCGACGGAATGCTCGGCAGTACTGACGATCCTGATGCCGCTGACGCCCGTGCCGCGGGCGCCGAGGTCGCCGCGACCGTGCTGGCGCATCGCGGCGAGCTGGCGCACAGCGCGGAGCTGTACCAATGGTCCGGCCGGGCAGGCTCGAAGGCGTTCGCCGCGATCGCCTTGCTGGGCACGGGAAACCTCGAAGCCGCCCGTGGCGTGCTGGAGACCCCCGAAGTCCCGACGCTGTTCGCGGGCGCCGCTTCACGGATGGCGCGCGCGATCACCGGCTCGGTGTCCGGCTGCGGCTCCGACACCCTGTCGGCCCTGCTGGGCGCGGCTTCGATGCTGGAATCGGCGGGGGCTCCCGCGCCGCTCCCGGACAGCCCCGCCGCCCTCGCGGCGTTGGTGGGCCTGCATTCCGGCGAACTCGCGCTGGCCGAGTCGGTGCTGGACCGCGCCGTGGGCGGGCGGATCGGCGGCGACCTGCTGGCGAAACGGCACCGGCTGCTGCACGGCTGGGTCGCGATGACCGCGGGTGACCTCAAGACGGCCGCCGAGGCCTTGATGCCACCGGACGGTCTCGAAGCGCGCGACGAACTCTTCGCCGCCACCCTTCAGCTGGGCCTGGCACGACGGTCGAGCGATCTCCCCGGCCTGCAACGATCCTGGGACCGGGCGTATCAGGCGTCGATGCGACAGCAACCGGACCTGTACTCCTTGCTGCCGCTGGGAGAACTCGCGATCGCGGCCGCACGGGGCGGCGCGAGCGCCAAACTGGCCGGACAGCTGGAACGGGCGCACACCGTACTCGACGCGCTCGGCAACCCTCCACTGTGGACGGCCACGCTGCGCTGGCACGAGCTGCACGCCGCCATCACCGTCGAGGATCACGCTTCGGCCGGGGAACACCTGGCCGCGCTGAACACTTTCGCGCCTTGCGGACGCTACCCGGCGGCACTCGCCGCCGCCGCGACCGGCTGGCTCGCCGTCCTGACCGGGACCTTCGACCCGGAAACGATCACCGCCGCCGCGTCGGAACTGCACGAACTCGGGCTCTGCTGGGACGCTTCGCGGCTGGCCGGTCAGGCGGCGATCCGGACCTCGGACCGGAAAGCGATGGTCCAGCTGCTCGAAGCGGCACGGCAGTTCCAGGGGCGTGCTCCGGAACCGGTCGCGGCCACCGGGTTGAGCGCGTTGAGCGAACGGGAGCTGGAGGTCGCCAGGCTCGTCGTCGACGGGCTGACGTACAAGCAGGCCGGGAGCAAACTGTTCATCTCCGGGAAGACCGTGGAACACCACATGGCGCGGATCCGGGGGAAACTCGGGGCCGGGGACCGGCGGGAGCTGCTGGCGATGCTGCGGGAGTTGCTGTCGGCAGGCGAGGGTTGA